A genomic window from Candidatus Angelobacter sp. includes:
- a CDS encoding SDR family oxidoreductase: MHELANCVAIVTGGASGIGRALCEQLASDGAFAVVADINIGKAEEVAAAIREHGGRAEAAQLDVSREAEVQHLVSKIVAAHGRLDYMFNNAAVAIVGELRDGNVADFRRVVDVNLLGVVHGTMAAYAVMLRQGFGHIVNMSSMTGLMPTPIITAYSTTKWAIIGFSTSLRVEAAGLGVKVSVACPGLVRTNMGEHNVYWNVRKEDHLAQLPLRWAIEPGQAAKGILRGVARNQELIVFPFSSRAAWWMSRICPWVFAPLMRGMLNRFRALRIKP; this comes from the coding sequence ATGCACGAACTGGCCAATTGCGTTGCGATCGTGACCGGCGGAGCGTCCGGCATTGGCCGCGCCCTGTGCGAACAACTTGCTTCTGACGGCGCGTTCGCCGTTGTCGCCGACATCAATATTGGTAAAGCGGAGGAAGTCGCGGCAGCCATTCGAGAGCACGGGGGGCGCGCCGAGGCGGCGCAGTTGGACGTGTCGCGTGAGGCGGAAGTCCAGCATCTGGTGAGTAAAATCGTGGCTGCTCACGGGCGACTGGATTACATGTTCAACAACGCCGCGGTCGCCATCGTGGGCGAACTTCGTGATGGCAACGTTGCGGATTTCCGGCGCGTGGTGGACGTGAACCTGTTGGGCGTGGTGCATGGCACGATGGCGGCGTATGCCGTGATGCTGCGCCAGGGCTTTGGGCACATCGTGAATATGTCGTCCATGACCGGTTTGATGCCGACGCCGATTATCACGGCGTACAGCACCACGAAATGGGCCATCATCGGTTTCTCGACGTCACTGCGCGTGGAAGCGGCCGGGTTGGGAGTGAAGGTGAGCGTGGCCTGTCCGGGCCTGGTGCGAACGAACATGGGCGAACACAATGTGTATTGGAACGTGCGGAAGGAGGACCATTTGGCCCAGCTTCCCTTGCGCTGGGCGATCGAGCCGGGCCAGGCGGCGAAAGGCATCCTGCGCGGAGTCGCGCGCAATCAGGAACTGATCGTGTTTCCGTTCTCCTCCCGCGCGGCGTGGTGGATGTCTCGGATATGCCCGTGGGTGTTCGCGCCGCTGATGCGAGGAATGTTAAACCGCTTTCGCGCCTTGCGAATCAAACCATGA
- a CDS encoding amidohydrolase family protein — translation MKLSRRRFIGVSATLTLAPRMSLVGAEGDAKADPIIDIHQHTHYHGRSDEDLIRHQKTMGVSLTVLLPAGSTVIRSSTLEGKANGLQAECYGNESVVNLARGHPKEFLFFTNEVPDLPEAKAEMEKYLKLGARGIGEQKFSVDCDSVYIGRVAELAQAHGVPVLLHFQHETYNLHIERFHKVLEKYPKVNFIGHAQTWWANIDKNHADQAVLYPKGGVTPGGITDRLLSDYPNMFGDCSAGSGLNGLTRDPEFTPGFLERHQNKLVFGSDCEDTVGSGEKCQGAQIIAAIRRFAPSKAIERKILFENTKRLLKL, via the coding sequence GTGAAACTGTCCCGCCGCCGGTTCATCGGCGTGTCCGCGACACTGACGCTGGCCCCGCGAATGAGTCTGGTCGGGGCCGAGGGGGATGCGAAGGCTGACCCGATCATCGACATCCATCAACACACGCACTACCACGGTCGTTCGGATGAGGATTTGATCCGACACCAGAAGACGATGGGCGTGTCGCTCACGGTGTTGCTGCCGGCGGGCTCGACCGTGATTCGCTCCTCGACGCTCGAGGGCAAGGCCAACGGCCTCCAGGCCGAGTGCTACGGCAACGAGTCGGTCGTAAATCTGGCCCGGGGGCATCCAAAAGAGTTTCTGTTTTTCACCAATGAAGTGCCTGACCTGCCCGAAGCAAAGGCGGAGATGGAGAAGTATTTGAAGCTCGGCGCGCGCGGTATTGGCGAGCAGAAGTTCAGCGTGGACTGCGATTCGGTTTACATCGGGCGCGTGGCTGAACTCGCGCAGGCCCATGGCGTGCCGGTGCTGCTGCATTTCCAACACGAGACGTATAACCTCCACATCGAACGGTTTCACAAGGTTCTGGAGAAGTATCCGAAGGTGAACTTCATCGGCCACGCCCAGACCTGGTGGGCCAACATCGACAAGAACCATGCAGACCAGGCCGTGCTTTACCCGAAAGGCGGGGTGACGCCGGGGGGCATCACCGACCGTCTCCTGTCGGATTATCCGAACATGTTCGGCGATTGCTCGGCCGGCTCGGGGTTGAACGGGCTGACGCGCGACCCGGAGTTCACGCCCGGGTTTCTGGAACGACACCAGAACAAACTCGTCTTTGGCAGCGATTGCGAAGACACGGTCGGCTCAGGAGAGAAATGTCAGGGCGCACAGATCATCGCAGCGATTCGCCGCTTCGCGCCGAGCAAGGCCATCGAAAGAAAAATTCTCTTTGAGAACACGAAGAGGCTGCTCAAATTATAG
- a CDS encoding DUF6600 domain-containing protein yields MKTKQIVVCMVMAGGFSVGVFNALALHEISASVEIRAEADFYAPLEAQGVWVEVGSYGRCWHPARVEAGWRPYAVGHWVWTDDCGWYWVSDEPWAWACYHYGRWVYDPRAGWVWVPGVEWGPAWVAWRVGGGYVGWAPLPPHVEFGRGEVILASRVTVAPEHFVFVEANHFHDRITPASVIVNNKTVISKTTLLTNIKRADRTFSGTAPQRVVVNEGPGLSAMQKATDQKIRKAEIREMVRQTPAPEAVTRRGQPGRGPEAAQTAARPEKERNQGGRDIAPPQGKSANDDDSSDREKGHGGDGEKGKGRGSKKR; encoded by the coding sequence ATGAAAACGAAACAGATTGTGGTTTGCATGGTAATGGCGGGTGGTTTCAGCGTCGGTGTTTTCAACGCTCTTGCGCTGCACGAAATCTCAGCTTCCGTGGAAATACGGGCGGAAGCTGACTTTTACGCGCCGCTGGAGGCGCAGGGCGTCTGGGTTGAAGTGGGCTCCTACGGTCGTTGCTGGCATCCCGCGCGTGTCGAAGCGGGCTGGCGGCCGTATGCCGTCGGCCACTGGGTGTGGACCGACGATTGCGGCTGGTACTGGGTCAGCGACGAACCCTGGGCGTGGGCCTGCTATCATTACGGGCGCTGGGTGTATGATCCGCGCGCCGGGTGGGTCTGGGTGCCGGGCGTCGAATGGGGGCCGGCATGGGTCGCGTGGCGCGTCGGCGGAGGCTATGTGGGCTGGGCGCCATTGCCGCCGCACGTTGAGTTCGGTCGCGGTGAAGTGATACTCGCCTCACGCGTGACGGTGGCGCCGGAACATTTCGTCTTTGTCGAGGCGAACCACTTCCATGATCGGATCACGCCCGCGTCCGTGATCGTAAACAACAAGACGGTCATCAGCAAAACGACGCTCCTCACCAACATCAAGCGGGCGGACCGGACTTTCTCCGGCACCGCACCTCAGCGGGTCGTGGTGAATGAAGGGCCCGGTTTGAGCGCCATGCAAAAGGCGACGGATCAAAAAATTCGCAAGGCGGAAATCCGCGAAATGGTCCGGCAGACGCCCGCCCCGGAGGCGGTGACCCGCCGGGGCCAGCCGGGACGCGGTCCGGAAGCGGCGCAGACTGCCGCAAGGCCGGAGAAGGAGCGAAATCAGGGTGGCAGGGACATCGCGCCTCCGCAGGGAAAATCTGCCAACGACGATGACTCCTCTGATCGCGAGAAAGGACACGGTGGAGACGGAGAAAAAGGAAAAGGGCGCGGGTCAAAGAAACGTTGA
- a CDS encoding DUF72 domain-containing protein encodes MLWVGTSGFQYPEWRGSFYPDKLPISKMLPYYAEHFPTTEINYTFRRMPTVEILERWVIATPLEFKFTLKAPQEITHFRRLRDCEKVLGAFCNTLPALNSKLGVVLFQLPPGFARDIPVLADFMEALPHGVRVAFEFRHSSWHDDEVFALFKSKNAALCIADSERMATPIVLTADFGYFRLRDEGYRDADIACWAEKIAQNRKGLRDVFVYFKHEEKGVGAEFAKQLMGLLSGLPDT; translated from the coding sequence ATGCTTTGGGTTGGCACTTCGGGTTTTCAATATCCGGAATGGCGGGGAAGTTTCTATCCCGACAAACTTCCGATTTCCAAAATGCTGCCGTATTACGCGGAGCACTTTCCAACCACGGAAATCAATTACACGTTTCGCCGCATGCCCACTGTTGAAATTCTCGAGCGCTGGGTCATCGCGACGCCGCTGGAATTCAAGTTCACCCTGAAGGCGCCGCAGGAGATCACTCACTTCCGCCGGTTGCGCGACTGTGAGAAAGTGCTGGGCGCATTTTGCAACACGTTGCCGGCCCTGAATTCCAAACTCGGTGTTGTGCTGTTTCAACTGCCGCCCGGTTTCGCCAGGGACATCCCGGTTCTGGCCGATTTCATGGAAGCGCTGCCCCATGGCGTTCGAGTCGCCTTCGAGTTTCGCCACAGTTCGTGGCACGACGATGAAGTGTTCGCGCTGTTCAAGTCGAAGAACGCGGCGCTGTGCATCGCGGACAGCGAGCGAATGGCCACTCCCATCGTGCTCACCGCGGATTTTGGTTACTTCCGACTGCGCGATGAGGGGTATCGCGACGCCGACATTGCGTGCTGGGCGGAAAAGATCGCGCAAAACCGGAAAGGTTTGCGCGATGTCTTTGTTTACTTCAAACACGAGGAGAAAGGTGTCGGAGCTGAATTCGCGAAACAACTGATGGGTTTGTTGTCCGGCCTGCCCGACACCTGA
- a CDS encoding alpha/beta hydrolase has protein sequence MSCRSSVLRPVGALCLLVCFPGARPAAHAGSTVADAPQRLPRTNLMVFRGTKGAVLPVKSVRDWQKRRAEILRAMQEIMGPLPEKRKRCPLDVKIEEEVDCGEYVRRFLTYVSEPGSRVPAYLLVPKSVLAGKIKARGVLCLHQTHRLGQKVVVGLGNSPNDEYGVELVKRGYVCLAPPYPLLADYNPDLKALGYPSGTMKAIWDNIRGLDLLESLPFVKRGAFGVIGHSLGGHNAIFTAVFDERIKVIVSSCGFDSFVDYYGGDPEVWKPEHGWCQTRYMPRLAKYAGRLDDLPFDFTELIGALAPRNVFINAPLGDTNFKSRSVDAIANAALPVFELYRAPKNLRVEHPDCGHLFPREVRAMAYKLFDNHLK, from the coding sequence ATGAGTTGTCGTTCCTCGGTCCTGCGCCCGGTCGGGGCGCTGTGCCTGCTCGTCTGTTTTCCGGGCGCGCGACCGGCCGCGCACGCCGGATCAACGGTTGCAGACGCCCCGCAACGCCTGCCTCGGACGAACCTGATGGTTTTTCGAGGCACCAAAGGCGCCGTCCTGCCGGTCAAATCCGTTCGCGACTGGCAGAAACGACGGGCCGAAATCCTTCGCGCCATGCAAGAAATCATGGGACCGCTGCCGGAAAAACGGAAGCGCTGTCCTCTTGATGTGAAGATCGAAGAGGAGGTGGACTGCGGCGAATATGTGAGGCGCTTCCTTACTTATGTGTCCGAACCCGGCTCGCGCGTCCCGGCATATCTGCTGGTCCCAAAATCGGTGCTGGCCGGTAAAATCAAGGCACGAGGTGTTCTTTGCCTGCACCAGACCCATCGGCTCGGACAGAAGGTCGTCGTCGGTCTCGGCAACAGTCCGAACGACGAGTACGGCGTCGAGCTTGTGAAACGCGGTTACGTCTGCCTGGCTCCGCCGTACCCGCTACTGGCTGACTACAATCCCGATCTCAAAGCGCTCGGCTACCCGAGCGGCACGATGAAGGCGATCTGGGACAACATTCGCGGTCTGGACTTGCTGGAGTCACTGCCGTTCGTGAAGCGCGGCGCATTCGGCGTCATCGGACATTCGCTCGGCGGTCACAACGCCATCTTCACGGCGGTGTTCGACGAACGCATCAAGGTGATCGTCTCCAGTTGCGGCTTCGATTCCTTCGTTGACTATTACGGGGGCGATCCAGAGGTTTGGAAACCCGAACATGGCTGGTGCCAGACACGGTACATGCCCAGGCTCGCGAAATACGCGGGACGATTGGACGACCTTCCGTTCGATTTTACTGAACTCATCGGTGCGCTCGCGCCGCGAAACGTCTTCATCAACGCGCCGCTGGGCGATACAAATTTCAAATCGCGCAGCGTGGATGCCATTGCGAACGCCGCCCTGCCGGTTTTTGAGCTGTACCGTGCGCCGAAGAACCTCCGCGTTGAACATCCTGATTGCGGGCATTTATTTCCACGCGAGGTGCGGGCGATGGCTTACAAACTTTTCGACAACCATCTAAAATGA
- a CDS encoding DUF6797 domain-containing protein: protein MRNLFCVVAAILSAVELAAQPARVEPVRGPFWSGTVRGKGRNEILADKGIVITVGADKRAYVCYDTDLMRLSLVWTGDFLEFGNTLSRIEWPPPPQVKGDPLFGTRPGPGWAKDGDFTDPRRDHQGPLPKDRAHYRGLHVHGDNVILSYTVGDCEVLEMPGVENTETGVVFTRTFQVGRSSAPLTLLVAEAGQAAKSDGKSGPAAGNVAVLMDAAGAGGGVIAAGLRGTLEGAAWENVNGRIHLKLPPLKDPARFQLAIWRGPQKDLTRTATGLITRGPAVDLAGFCNGGPAHFPEPAVTRGVRGTGDGPYIADTLTEPYPNPWNVHTFFGGFDFFADGRAATCTFHGDVFIVSGIDDSLEKLTWRRFATGMFQPLGLKIVDDTVYVLGRDQITRLHDLNHDGEADFYENFNNDVIVTPNYHEFALDLHTDSKGNFYFAKGAPWEPEVTSPHQGCLFKVSRDGAKFEVIATGFRAPNGMTVGPHDEITVSDNQGHWMPSSKLNWIREGGFYGMTPSAHRDLELRRNGTNFTANPSDPRVRAKYGFRGWDADSPIPDHYDLPFCWLPMSMDNSSGGQVWVTGDKWGPLKDHLLFMSYGKCTLFEVMKEDVDGVTQGGMVQLPLKFNSGLMRGRVNPRDGQVYLCGLKGWQTSATRDGGFYRVRFTGKPVHLPSALHAMKNGMEIAFASPLDDKSATDAQNYSVEQWNYLWTGNYGSPDFSVRNPAEKKHDRPEVKSARLSADKKTVFLEIPDIRPCDQMKIRFNIDAADGTPVSQEIYNTIYKLGRERKLGTN, encoded by the coding sequence ATGAGAAACCTCTTTTGTGTTGTGGCGGCGATTTTGTCGGCAGTCGAACTCGCCGCGCAGCCGGCTCGTGTCGAACCGGTCCGCGGTCCCTTTTGGTCCGGCACCGTTCGCGGCAAAGGCCGGAATGAAATCCTTGCGGACAAAGGCATCGTGATCACGGTTGGCGCGGACAAACGCGCGTATGTTTGCTACGACACGGACCTGATGCGGCTGTCCCTGGTATGGACGGGAGACTTTCTCGAGTTCGGAAACACGCTTTCACGCATTGAATGGCCGCCCCCGCCCCAGGTGAAAGGCGATCCGCTCTTCGGCACGCGCCCGGGTCCGGGCTGGGCAAAGGACGGAGACTTCACCGACCCCCGTCGAGATCATCAGGGACCGTTGCCGAAAGACCGGGCGCATTATCGAGGACTCCATGTGCATGGCGACAACGTGATTTTGTCATACACGGTCGGCGACTGCGAGGTGCTCGAAATGCCGGGTGTCGAGAATACTGAAACGGGCGTCGTTTTCACGCGGACGTTCCAAGTCGGCAGATCGTCTGCTCCCCTGACGCTGCTGGTGGCGGAAGCCGGCCAGGCGGCGAAGAGCGACGGGAAATCCGGACCCGCAGCCGGGAACGTGGCTGTCCTGATGGATGCCGCGGGCGCGGGCGGCGGCGTGATCGCGGCAGGTCTGCGAGGGACGTTGGAAGGCGCGGCCTGGGAAAACGTGAACGGCCGGATTCATCTAAAACTTCCGCCGCTCAAAGATCCCGCCCGGTTTCAACTCGCCATCTGGCGCGGTCCGCAGAAAGACCTCACCCGGACGGCTACCGGTCTGATCACCCGAGGCCCCGCGGTGGACCTTGCGGGTTTCTGCAACGGCGGCCCGGCGCATTTTCCAGAACCGGCCGTGACGCGGGGTGTCCGCGGGACCGGTGACGGCCCTTATATCGCGGATACTCTGACCGAGCCGTATCCAAACCCGTGGAACGTCCATACGTTTTTCGGCGGTTTCGATTTTTTCGCCGACGGACGGGCGGCGACCTGCACATTTCACGGCGATGTTTTCATCGTGTCCGGGATTGACGATTCGCTGGAGAAGCTGACCTGGCGGCGCTTCGCCACCGGGATGTTTCAACCCCTTGGCTTGAAGATCGTCGATGACACCGTTTATGTGCTGGGCCGCGACCAGATCACGCGCCTGCACGATTTGAACCACGACGGCGAGGCCGATTTCTACGAGAACTTCAACAACGACGTCATTGTCACGCCGAATTATCACGAATTTGCGCTCGACCTGCACACCGACTCGAAAGGCAACTTTTATTTCGCCAAAGGCGCGCCCTGGGAGCCGGAGGTGACTTCGCCGCACCAGGGCTGCCTGTTCAAAGTCTCGAGGGACGGCGCAAAGTTCGAAGTGATTGCCACGGGATTCCGCGCGCCAAACGGAATGACCGTCGGTCCTCATGACGAGATCACCGTCAGCGACAACCAGGGCCATTGGATGCCCTCGAGCAAGTTGAATTGGATCCGGGAAGGCGGCTTTTATGGAATGACCCCCTCCGCGCATCGCGACCTCGAGCTGCGCCGCAACGGCACCAACTTCACCGCCAACCCGAGCGATCCGCGGGTTCGCGCGAAATATGGTTTCCGCGGCTGGGACGCCGATTCCCCCATTCCCGATCATTACGATCTGCCGTTCTGCTGGCTGCCCATGAGCATGGACAACTCCAGCGGCGGGCAGGTCTGGGTGACCGGCGACAAATGGGGACCGTTGAAGGACCATTTGCTCTTTATGTCCTACGGCAAATGCACGCTGTTCGAAGTCATGAAGGAGGACGTTGACGGCGTGACGCAAGGCGGCATGGTGCAACTGCCGTTGAAGTTTAATTCGGGTCTGATGCGCGGCCGGGTGAATCCGCGCGACGGCCAGGTCTATCTTTGCGGGTTGAAGGGCTGGCAGACGAGCGCGACACGGGACGGCGGATTTTACCGGGTCCGCTTCACCGGGAAACCCGTCCACCTGCCGTCAGCGCTTCACGCCATGAAAAACGGAATGGAAATCGCATTCGCCTCGCCGCTGGATGACAAGTCCGCGACGGATGCCCAGAACTACAGTGTCGAACAATGGAACTACCTGTGGACTGGCAACTATGGTTCTCCCGACTTTTCGGTAAGAAACCCGGCGGAGAAGAAGCACGACCGGCCCGAAGTCAAATCGGCACGGCTCTCCGCCGACAAGAAAACGGTGTTTCTGGAGATTCCGGATATCCGGCCGTGCGATCAGATGAAGATCCGGTTCAACATTGACGCCGCCGACGGCACGCCGGTTTCTCAGGAGATCTACAACACCATTTACAAGCTCGGACGGGAAAGGAAACTCGGCACAAACTGA
- a CDS encoding DNA-3-methyladenine glycosylase: MHETAIEHLVNSDKVLARLIRKVGPCELKSRRRHTPFRSLVRAVAHQQLNGTAATAILNRVIALYPDRTFPTPEDLLATPDRRLRGAGLSRAKTAAVKDIAAKTIEGVVPSSRVIARLSNEEIVERLTVIRGVGPWTVEMLLIFTLGRLDVLPATDFGVRKGFAVTYKRKGLPEPAELLEHGERWRPFRSVAAWYLWRALDGK; encoded by the coding sequence ATGCACGAAACAGCCATCGAACATCTGGTCAACTCGGACAAGGTCCTGGCCCGCCTCATCCGCAAGGTCGGCCCGTGCGAGTTGAAGTCGCGCAGGCGCCACACGCCCTTTCGCTCGCTTGTCCGTGCGGTCGCCCATCAACAGCTCAACGGGACCGCCGCAACCGCCATCCTGAATCGTGTCATCGCGCTTTACCCTGACCGGACATTTCCCACGCCGGAAGATTTGCTTGCGACGCCGGACCGGCGGCTGCGCGGCGCGGGTCTGTCGCGCGCAAAAACCGCCGCCGTGAAGGACATCGCCGCAAAAACAATCGAAGGGGTTGTTCCCTCCTCGCGTGTGATCGCCCGGCTGAGCAACGAGGAGATCGTCGAACGGCTCACGGTCATTCGCGGCGTCGGGCCGTGGACGGTGGAGATGCTACTGATTTTCACGCTCGGGCGGCTGGACGTCCTTCCGGCGACCGATTTTGGCGTGCGCAAGGGTTTTGCCGTTACTTACAAACGCAAAGGGTTGCCGGAGCCGGCGGAGCTGCTTGAGCACGGCGAGCGCTGGCGTCCGTTCCGTTCCGTCGCCGCCTGGTATCTCTGGCGCGCGCTTGATGGAAAGTAA
- a CDS encoding antibiotic biosynthesis monooxygenase yields MNRIASTPEPPYYAVVFTSQRTESDDAGYGEMAARMVELAGQQPGFLGVESVRDADGLGITVSYWKSLDAIRNWKRNEEHLVAQAKGKSDWYQHYRLRICKTEREYGLEQPVGTAS; encoded by the coding sequence ATGAACCGAATTGCTTCGACACCCGAACCGCCGTACTACGCGGTAGTTTTCACCTCGCAGCGCACTGAATCCGACGACGCGGGCTACGGCGAGATGGCCGCGCGCATGGTCGAACTGGCCGGCCAACAGCCCGGCTTCCTGGGCGTTGAATCCGTGCGTGACGCCGACGGCCTCGGCATCACCGTTTCGTATTGGAAAAGTCTCGACGCAATCAGGAACTGGAAACGGAACGAAGAACACCTCGTCGCACAGGCGAAGGGAAAGTCGGATTGGTATCAGCATTACCGGCTGCGGATTTGCAAAACGGAGCGGGAGTATGGACTCGAGCAACCGGTCGGAACCGCATCTTGA
- a CDS encoding DUF1080 domain-containing protein produces the protein MKKSPLATLLFLGALAGCSTTGGGQLKSLFNGRDLTGWVAMYGGEWAVEDGLLVGRNGRDWSTNPEKSGSWLRTTKQYGDFVLELDYAINDGGNSGIFIRSALEKNPAFTGHEMQILADHGRQPTKGSAGSLYDVVPARKNMSKPAGEWNHVRIETHGRRIQISWNGEQTIDYETDRLTRGYIGLQNHDTTSVVKFRNIRIQEL, from the coding sequence ATGAAAAAATCACCCCTGGCGACACTTTTGTTTCTCGGAGCTTTGGCCGGCTGCTCGACAACCGGCGGCGGACAGTTGAAATCGCTTTTTAACGGACGCGATCTCACGGGTTGGGTGGCGATGTATGGCGGTGAATGGGCGGTTGAAGACGGCCTCCTCGTTGGTCGCAATGGCAGGGACTGGAGCACGAACCCGGAGAAAAGCGGCTCCTGGCTCCGCACAACCAAACAATACGGCGATTTCGTCCTCGAACTGGACTACGCCATCAACGACGGCGGCAACAGCGGCATCTTCATCCGTTCCGCCCTCGAAAAGAACCCCGCGTTTACCGGACACGAAATGCAAATCCTCGCCGACCACGGCCGCCAGCCGACCAAGGGCTCGGCGGGTTCGCTCTACGACGTCGTCCCCGCCAGGAAAAACATGTCGAAACCCGCCGGCGAATGGAACCATGTGCGCATTGAAACCCATGGACGACGAATTCAGATCAGTTGGAATGGCGAGCAGACCATCGATTACGAAACCGACCGCCTGACCCGGGGTTATATCGGTCTGCAAAACCACGATACAACATCGGTGGTCAAATTTCGGAATATCCGGATCCAGGAGCTGTGA